In a single window of the Panthera uncia isolate 11264 unplaced genomic scaffold, Puncia_PCG_1.0 HiC_scaffold_397, whole genome shotgun sequence genome:
- the LOC125918042 gene encoding sodium/calcium exchanger 2 yields the protein MAPLALVGFALLLGTAPCSGAATPTPSLPPPPANDSDASTGGCQGSNRCQPGVLLPVWEPDDPSLGDKAARAVVYFVAMVYMFLGVSIIADRFMASIEVITSKEKEITITKANGETSVGTVRIWNETVSNLTLMALGSSAPEILLSVIEVCGHNFQAGELGPGTIVGSAAFNMFVVIAVCIYVIPAGESRKIKHLRVFFVTASWSIFAYVWLYLILAVFSPGVVQVWEALLTLVFFPVCVVFAWMADKRLLFYKYVYKRYRTDPRSGIIIGAEGDPPKSIELDGTFVGAEVPGEPGGLGPGPAEARELDASRREVIQILKDLKQKHPDKDLEQLVGIANYYALLHQQKSRAFYRIQATRLMTGAGNVLRRHAADASRRASPADGPGEDEDDGASRIFFEPSLYHCLENCGSVLLSVTCQGGEGNSTFYVDYRTEDGSAKAGSDYEYSEGTLVFKPGETQKELRIGIIDDDIFEEDEHFFVRLLNLRVGDAQGMFEPDGGGRPKGRLVAPLLATVTILDDDHAGIFSFQDRLLHVSECMGTVDVRVVRSSGARGTVRLPYRTVDGTARGGGVHYEDACGELEFGDDETMKTLQVKIVDDEEYEKKDNFFIELGQPQWLKRGISALLLNQGDGDRKLTAEEEEARRIAEMGKPVLGENRRLEVIIEESYDFKNTVDKLIKKTNLALVIGTHSWREQFLEAVTVSAGDEEEEEDGSREERLPSCFDYVMHFLTVFWKVLFACVPPTEYCHGWACFGVCILVIGLLTALIGDLASHFGCTVGLKDSVNAVVFVALGTSIPDTFASKVAALQDQCADASIGNVTGSNAVNVFLGLGVAWSVAAVYWAVQGRPFEVRTGTLAFSVTLFTVFAFVGIAVLLYRRRPHIGGELGGPRGPKLATTALFLGLWFLYILFASLEAYCHIRGF from the exons ATGGCTCCCCTGGCCTTAGTGGGGTTTGCACTCCTCCTGGGGACGGCCCCGTGCTCGGGGgcggccacccccaccccctccctgccacctcccccgGCCAATGACAGCGATGCCAGCACAGGGGGCTGCCAGGGCTCCAACCGTTGCCAGCCGGGGGTGCTGCTGCCCGTTTGGGAGCCTGATGACCCGTCGCTGGGTGACAAAGCGGCGCGGGCCGTGGTCTACTTCGTGGCCATGGTTTACATGTTCCTGGGCGTGTCCATCATCGCCGACCGCTTCATGGCATCCATCGAGGTCATCACGTCCAAGGAGAAGGAGATCACCATCACCAAGGCCAACGGCGAGACCAGCGTGGGCACCGTCCGCATCTGGAACGAGACCGTGTCCAACCTCACGCTCATGGCCCTGGGCTCCTCAGCCCCCGAGATCCTGCTGTCGGTCATCGAGGTCTGTGGCCACAACTTCCAGGCGGGCGAGCTGGGCCCAGGCACCATCGTGGGCAGCGCCGCCTTCAACATGTTTGTGGTCATTGCCGTGTGCATCTACGTCATCCCAGCCGGCGAGAGCCGCAAGATCAAGCACTTGAGAGTCTTCTTCGTCACTGCCTCTTGGAGTATCTTCGCCTACGTCTGGCTTTATCTTATCCTTGCCGTCTTTTCCCCCGGCGTGGTCCAG GTGTGGGAGGCGCTGCTGACCCTCGTCTTCTTCCCGGTGTGCGTGGTGTTCGCCTGGATGGCCGACAAGCGGCTGCTGTTCTACAAGTACGTGTACAAGCGCTACCGCACCGACCCGCGCAGCGGCATCATCATCGGCGCCGAGGGCGACCCCCCCAAGAGCATCGAGCTGGACGGCACGTTCGTGGGCGCCGAGGTGCCGGGCGAGCCGGGCGGCCTGGGCCCCGGCCCCGCCGAGGCCCGCGAGCTGGACGCCAGCCGCCGCGAGGTCATCCAGATCCTCAAGGACCTGAAGCAGAAGCACCCGGACAAGGACCTGGAGCAGCTGGTGGGCATCGCCAACTACTACGCGCTGCTGCACCAGCAGAAGAGCCGCGCCTTCTACCGCATCCAGGCCACGCGGCTGATGACGGGCGCCGGCAACGTGCTGCGGCGACACGCGGCGGACGCCTCGCGCCGCGCCTCCCCGGCCGACGGCCCCGGCGAGGACGAGGACGACGGCGCCAGCCGCATCTTCTTCGAGCCCAGCCTCTACCACTGCCTGGAGAACTGCGGCTCCGTGCTGCTGTCCGTCACCTGCCAGGGCGGGGAGGGCAACAGCACCTTCTACGTGGACTACCGCACCGAGGACGGCTCCGCCAAGGCCGGCTCCGACTACGAGTACAG CGAGGGCACGCTGGTGTTCAAGCCGGGCGAGACACAGAAGGAGCTGCGCATCGGCATCATCGACGACGACATCTTCGAGGAGGACGAACACTTCTTCGTGCGGCTGCTGAACCTGCGCGTGGGCGACGCGCAGGGCATGTTCGAGCCCGACGGCGGCGGGCGGCCGAAGGGACGGCTGGTGGCGCCACTGCTGGCCACCGTCACCATCCTGGACGACGACCACGCGGGCATCTTCTCCTTCCAGGACCGCCTGCTGCACGTGAGCGAGTGCATGGGCACCGTGGACGTGCGCGTCGTGCGCAGCTCGGGCGCGCGGGGCACCGTGCGCCTTCCGTACCGCACCGTGGACGGCACGGCGCGCGGCGGCGGCGTGCACTACGAGGACGCGTGCGGCGAGCTCGAGTTCGGCGACGACGAGACCAT GAAAACTCTTCAGGTAAAGATAGTTGATGACGAGGAATATGAGAAAAAGGATAATTTCTTCATCGAGCTGGGCCAGCCACAGTGGCTTAAGCGAGGGATTTCAG ctctgctgctCAATCAAG GGGATGGGGACAGGAAGCTGACagccgaggaggaggaggctcGGAGGATAGCAGAGATGGGCAAACCAGTTCTTGGGGAAAACCGCCGACTGGAGGTCATCATCGAGGAGTCATATGATTTTAAG AACACGGTGGATAAGCTCATCAAGAAAACCAACTTGGCCTTGGTGATTGGGACCCATTCATGGAGGGAACAGTTTTTAGAGGCAGTTACAGTGAGCGCAG gggacgaggaggaggaggaggacgggtCCCGGGAGGAACGGCTGCCTTCCTGCTTTGACTACGTCATGCACTTCCTGACGGTGTTCTGGAAGGTGCTCTTTGCCTGCGTGCCCCCCACGGAGTACTGCCACGGCTGGGCCTGCTTTGGCGTCTGCATCCTGGTCATCGGCCTGCTCACCGCCCTCATCGGGGACCTTGCCTCGCACTTTGGCTGCACCGTCGGCCTCAAGGACTCTGTCAACGCCGTAGTCTTCGTGGCCCTGGGCACATCCATTCCTG ACACGTTCGCCAGCAAGGTGGCGGCGCTGCAGGACCAGTGCGCGGACGCGTCCATCGGCAACGTGACGGGCTCCAACGCGGTGAACGTGTTCCTGGGCCTGGGCGTGGCCTGGTCGGTGGCCGCCGTGTACTGGGCGGTGCAGGGCCGCCCGTTCGAGGTGCGCACCGGCACGCTGGCCTTCTCCGTCACTCTCTTCACCGTCTTCGCCTTCGTGGGCATCGCCGTGCTGCTGTACCGGCGCCGGCCGCACATCGGCGGCGAGCTGGGCGGCCCGCGGGGCCCCAAGCTCGCCACCACGGCGCTCTTCCTGGGCCTCTGGTTCCTGTACATCCTCTTCGCCAGCCTCGAGGCTTACTGCCACATCCGGGGCTTCtag
- the LOC125918040 gene encoding KICSTOR complex protein kaptin, protein MGEAAVAAGPCPLREDSFTRFSSQSNVYGLAGGAGGRGELLAATLKGKVLGFRYQDLRQKIRPVAKELQFNYIPVDAEIVSIDTFNKSPPKRGLVVGITFIKDSGDKGSPFLNIYCDYEPGSEYNLDSIAQSCLNLELQFTPFQLCHAEVQVGNQLDTVFLLSGNDPAIHLYKENEGLHQFEEHPVENLFPELTNLTSSVLWLDVHNLPGTSRRLSALGCQSGYVRVAHVDQRSQEVLQTWAILQDGPISRVIVFSLSAPEETQDRPQREEYSVLVASMLEPAVVYRDLLSRGLEDQLLLPGSDQFDSVLCGLVTDVDLDGRPEVLVATYGQELLCYKYCGPESGLPEAEWGFRLLWQRDFSSPLLALAHVDLTGDGLRELAVVSLKGVHILQHSLVQASELVLTRLRHQVQQRRRRQSQRPGDGVGPEPAETPGS, encoded by the exons ATGGGGGAGGCGGCCGTGGCCGCAGGGCCTTGCCCGCTGCGCGAGGATAGCTTCACGCGCTTCTCGTCGCAGAGCAACGTGTACGGGCTGGCGGGCGGCGCGGGCGGGCGCGGGGAGCTGCTGGCCGCCACCCTTAAAGGCAAGGTGCTGGGCTTCCGCTACCAGGACCTCCGACAGAAAATCCGGCCCGTGGCCAAGGAGCTGCAGTTCAACTATATTCCCG TGGACGCGGAGATTGTCTCCATCGACACCTTCAACAAGTCGCCCCCAAAGCGGGGCCTGGTTGTGGGGATCACGTTCATCAAG GATTCAGGGGACAAGGGCAGCCCGTTCCTTAACATTTACTGCGACTATGAGCCTGGCTCTGAGTACAATCTTGACTCCATTGCCC AGAGCTGCCTGAACCTGGAACTCCAGTTCACTCCTTTCCAGCTGTGCCATGCAGA GGTCCAGGTCGGGAACCAGCTGGACACAGTGTTTCTCCTGAGTGGGAATGACCCGGCCATCCATCTCTACAAGgag AACGAGGGGCTGCATCAGTTTGAAGAGCATCCCGTGGAAAACCTCTTCCCAGAGCTCACGAATCTGACCAGTAG TGTCCTCTGGCTTGATGTCCACAATCTGCCCGGCACATCCCGGCGACTCTCCGCTCTGGGTTGTCAGAGCGGTTATGTCCGAGTTGCCCACGTGGACCAGCGAAGTCAAG AGGTTCTGCAGACATGGGCGATCCTGCAGGACGGCCCCATCTCCCGAGTGATCGTGTTCAGCCTCTCAGCCCCCGAGG AGACCCAGGACCGGCCTCAGCGGGAAGAGTACAGCGTGCTCGTGGCCAGCATGTTGGAACCAGCCGTGGTGTATCG GGACCTGCTGAGCCGGGGCCTTGAGGACCAGCTTCTCCTGCCCGGCAGTGACCAGTTTGACAGCGTCCTCTGTGGCCTGGTCACCGATGTAGATCTGGACGGGCGGCCCGAAGTCCTGGTGGCCACCTACGGACAG GAGCTCCTCTGTTACAAGTACTGCGGCCCGGAGTCCGGGCTCCCCGAGGCCGAGTGGGGATTCCGCTTGCTGTGGCAGCGAGACTTCTCCAGCCCACTGCTGGCGCTGGCACACGTGGACCTGACCGGGGACGGGCTGCGGGAGCTCGCCGTGGTCTCCCTGAAGGGCGTGCACATCCTGCAG CACAGCCTGGTCCAGGCCTCGGAGCTGGTCCTGACCCGGCTTCGGCATCAAGTGCAGCAGAGGAGACGACGTCAGTCACAGAGGCCTGGGGACGGGGTGGGTCCAGAGCCTGCTGAGACCCCAGGCTCCTGA